A part of Pseudomonas sp. HR96 genomic DNA contains:
- a CDS encoding efflux RND transporter permease subunit, producing the protein MNPSRLFIQRPVATVLLMMAVLMAGIFAYKLLSTSALPEVDYPTIQVTTLYPGASSNVLASAVTAPLERQLGQMPGLSQMYSTSSAGASVITLKFSLDLSLDVAEQEVQAAINAATSLIPSDLPNPPTYKKVNPADTAVLTLAATSDSLPLTRVQDLVNNRVALKLSQISGVGLVSLAGGQQPAVKIEVNPTSLAAHGLTLEDVYTKVNAANVNGSKGGFDGPAHSITIDANDQLRDAVEYGELVLAYENGAALHLKDVATTVEAPQDQYLSATANGAPAIVINVQRQPGANVIQVVDAIKKQLPTLQAAMPDSVKLTVLNDRTQTIRASIKDVQIELCLSIALVVLVTFLFLGNLTATLIPSVAVPLSLVGTFGVMYLAGFSLNNLTLMALTIATGFVIDDAIVVVENISRHLEEGEEPLTAALKGSQEIGFTIISLTFSLIAVLIPLLFMGDVVGRLFREFAITLAVAILVSMVISLTLTPMLCAHLLRHTPQGQQGRFAAWGDRQYQKVLGAYDRGLLWVLDHQRLTLLVAVGTVALTAFLYLIVPKGFFPSQDTGLIQGFTRASQDVSFSEMARRQQAMVEVVRQDPAVASVSSTLGVDGTNGSLNNGRLQIELKPFEERSDTAAQIITRMQQAAASVAGIQLNLVSSQDLTVDDQLTPSQYQFTLDDSDSSNLSAIMPRLMAKLQARPELRDVIDNLQDQGLVAYVELDRAAAMRYGISASDVDTALYNAFGQRLISTIFTQSNQYRVVLQVPGKFQESLAAFGNIYLAGTSASTTGSNSSTSTAAGAPTSTSSTSSSTATSTTSSTTTATQMVRLTDIAKVSQRTGALMLSRLDQFAAVTLSFNLADGYSLEQAQKAISEVMTEVKAPDSITLRYQGAAQAFQSATGNTLWLILAALITMYIVLGMLYESFIHPVTILSTLPSAAIGALLALLLCGTEFSLIALIGVILLIGIVKKNAIMMIDFALEGRQHLRLNAREAIHRACLLRLRPILMTTLAALFGALPLMLATGAGAELRRPLGLVIVGGLLLSQLLTLFTTPVIYLMFDRLSDRARARLGRNRRVEQGSAP; encoded by the coding sequence ATGAACCCCTCACGCCTCTTTATCCAGCGCCCGGTCGCCACCGTGCTGCTGATGATGGCGGTGCTCATGGCCGGCATCTTCGCCTACAAGCTGCTCTCCACCTCGGCCCTGCCCGAGGTGGACTACCCGACCATCCAGGTCACCACGCTGTACCCCGGGGCCAGCTCCAACGTGCTTGCCTCGGCGGTCACCGCGCCGCTGGAACGCCAGTTGGGGCAGATGCCGGGCCTGTCGCAGATGTATTCGACCAGTTCGGCGGGCGCCTCGGTGATCACCCTGAAGTTCTCCCTGGACCTGTCGCTGGACGTCGCCGAGCAGGAAGTGCAGGCAGCGATCAACGCCGCCACCAGCCTGATTCCCAGCGACCTGCCCAACCCGCCGACCTACAAGAAAGTCAACCCGGCCGACACCGCCGTGCTGACCCTGGCCGCCACCTCCGACAGCCTGCCGCTGACCCGCGTGCAGGACCTGGTCAACAACCGCGTGGCGCTCAAGCTCTCGCAGATCTCCGGCGTCGGCCTGGTCAGCCTGGCCGGCGGCCAGCAACCGGCGGTCAAGATCGAGGTCAACCCCACCAGCCTGGCCGCCCACGGCCTGACCCTGGAAGACGTCTACACCAAGGTCAACGCCGCCAACGTCAATGGCTCCAAGGGCGGCTTCGACGGCCCGGCGCACTCGATCACCATCGACGCCAACGACCAGCTGCGCGACGCCGTGGAGTACGGCGAACTGGTGCTGGCCTACGAGAACGGCGCCGCGCTGCACCTCAAGGACGTCGCCACCACCGTCGAGGCGCCGCAGGACCAGTACCTCTCGGCCACCGCCAACGGCGCGCCGGCGATCGTCATCAATGTGCAGCGCCAGCCCGGCGCCAACGTCATCCAGGTGGTCGACGCGATCAAGAAACAGCTGCCGACCCTGCAGGCGGCCATGCCAGACTCGGTCAAGCTGACCGTGCTCAACGACCGCACCCAGACCATCCGCGCCTCGATCAAGGACGTGCAGATCGAACTGTGCCTGTCGATTGCCCTGGTGGTGCTGGTGACCTTCCTGTTCCTCGGCAACCTTACCGCCACGCTGATCCCCAGCGTGGCCGTGCCGCTGTCGCTGGTGGGCACCTTCGGCGTCATGTACCTGGCCGGTTTCAGCCTCAACAACCTGACCCTGATGGCCCTGACCATCGCCACCGGCTTTGTCATCGACGACGCCATCGTGGTGGTGGAGAACATCTCCCGGCACCTGGAGGAGGGCGAGGAACCACTGACCGCTGCGCTCAAGGGCTCGCAGGAAATCGGCTTCACCATCATCTCGCTGACCTTCTCGCTGATCGCCGTATTGATTCCGCTGCTGTTCATGGGCGACGTGGTCGGGCGGCTGTTCCGCGAGTTCGCCATCACCCTGGCGGTGGCGATCCTGGTGTCCATGGTCATTTCCCTGACCCTCACGCCCATGCTCTGCGCGCACTTGCTGCGGCACACGCCGCAAGGGCAGCAGGGCCGCTTCGCCGCCTGGGGTGACCGCCAGTACCAGAAGGTGCTGGGCGCCTACGACCGCGGCCTGCTGTGGGTGCTCGACCACCAGCGGCTGACCCTGCTGGTGGCAGTCGGCACCGTGGCGCTCACCGCGTTCCTCTACCTGATCGTGCCCAAGGGCTTCTTCCCGTCCCAGGACACCGGCCTGATTCAGGGCTTTACCCGCGCCTCGCAGGACGTCTCGTTCAGCGAAATGGCGCGCCGCCAACAGGCCATGGTCGAGGTGGTGCGCCAGGACCCGGCCGTCGCCTCGGTGTCCTCGACGCTGGGCGTGGACGGCACCAACGGCTCGCTGAACAACGGCCGCCTGCAGATCGAACTCAAGCCGTTCGAAGAGCGCAGCGACACCGCCGCCCAGATCATCACGCGCATGCAGCAGGCCGCGGCTTCGGTCGCCGGCATCCAGCTCAACCTGGTGTCGTCCCAGGACCTCACCGTCGACGACCAGCTGACCCCCAGCCAGTACCAGTTCACCCTCGACGACTCCGACAGCAGCAACCTGTCGGCCATCATGCCGCGCCTGATGGCCAAGTTGCAGGCCCGCCCGGAACTGCGCGACGTCATCGACAACCTGCAGGACCAGGGCCTGGTCGCCTACGTCGAGCTCGACCGCGCCGCCGCCATGCGCTACGGCATCAGCGCCTCGGACGTCGACACAGCGCTGTACAACGCCTTCGGCCAGCGCCTGATCTCGACCATCTTCACCCAGTCCAACCAGTACCGCGTGGTGCTGCAGGTGCCGGGCAAGTTCCAGGAGTCGCTGGCGGCGTTCGGCAATATCTACCTGGCGGGCACCAGCGCCTCGACCACCGGTTCCAACAGCAGCACCAGCACCGCCGCCGGTGCACCGACGTCCACCAGCAGCACTTCCAGCAGCACCGCGACCAGCACCACCAGCAGCACCACTACCGCCACGCAGATGGTGCGCCTGACCGACATCGCCAAGGTCAGCCAGCGCACCGGCGCGCTGATGCTCAGCCGGCTCGATCAGTTCGCCGCCGTGACCCTGTCGTTCAACCTGGCCGACGGCTATTCGCTGGAGCAGGCGCAAAAAGCGATCAGCGAAGTGATGACTGAGGTCAAGGCGCCCGACAGCATCACCCTGCGCTACCAGGGCGCGGCCCAGGCCTTCCAGAGCGCCACCGGCAACACCCTGTGGCTGATCCTCGCGGCGCTGATCACCATGTACATCGTGCTGGGCATGCTCTACGAGAGCTTCATCCACCCGGTGACCATCCTCTCGACCTTGCCCTCGGCGGCCATCGGCGCCTTGCTGGCGCTGTTGCTGTGCGGCACCGAATTCAGCCTGATCGCCTTGATCGGGGTGATTCTGCTGATCGGCATCGTCAAGAAGAACGCCATCATGATGATCGACTTCGCCCTTGAAGGCCGCCAGCACCTGCGCCTGAATGCCCGCGAGGCGATTCACCGGGCCTGCCTGCTGCGCCTGCGGCCGATCCTCATGACCACCCTGGCGGCGTTGTTCGGCGCCTTGCCGCTGATGCTCGCGACCGGCGCCGGCGCCGAGCTGCGCCGCCCGTTGGGCCTGGTGATCGTCGGCGGGCTGCTGCTCAGCCAGTTGCTCACGCTGTTCACCACGCCGGTGATCTACCTGATGTTCGACCGCCTCAGCGACCGCGCGCGGGCGCGCCTGGGCCGCAACCGCCGGGTTGAGCAGGGCAGCGCACCATGA
- a CDS encoding efflux RND transporter periplasmic adaptor subunit has protein sequence MNQNPATRSRSRLLLTVLVVVAIALAIFYGVPLLRGSHSSADDAGPPAGGRRGPGMGRGANDPSQAVSVAVGKAGLADVPVTQQALGTVIPNYSVTVTSRVDGELQQVYFTEGQYVKKGQLLAQIDPRAYQATLDQYLGDLAQNQALLKNAQLTAERYKRLVAKDSLAKQDLDTQIATVGQYAGAVKADQAQIDAARLNLTYARITSPIDGYTGLRLVDPGNIVQSSSTSGLVTVTQTNPIAVTFSIPQGQIANVLPKLRQNLALPVKAMDQLGTGVLAQGTLKFISNEIDTTTGSIKLKAVFDNPDEKLYPNQFVNVSLQTDTLHNAVVVPSAAVQLSNQGHFVYVVKDDKVERRAIEVGPVVGDSTVVTKGVANEEQVVTRGIDHLRDGAKVTLEQADGQAAQPASGDQPAGTHKKRDGADKPAASDAKS, from the coding sequence ATGAACCAGAACCCCGCCACCCGTTCTCGCTCGCGTCTGTTGCTGACGGTGCTCGTTGTCGTCGCCATCGCCCTGGCGATCTTCTATGGCGTGCCTCTGCTGCGCGGCTCTCATTCGTCCGCCGACGATGCCGGGCCGCCGGCCGGGGGGCGGCGTGGGCCGGGCATGGGGCGCGGGGCAAACGACCCGTCGCAGGCGGTCAGCGTTGCGGTGGGCAAGGCCGGCCTGGCCGACGTGCCAGTGACCCAGCAGGCGCTGGGCACGGTGATTCCCAATTATTCGGTCACGGTCACCAGCCGCGTCGACGGCGAGCTGCAGCAGGTCTACTTCACCGAAGGCCAGTACGTGAAAAAGGGCCAGTTGCTGGCGCAGATCGACCCGCGTGCCTACCAGGCCACCCTCGACCAGTACCTCGGCGACCTGGCGCAGAACCAGGCCCTGCTGAAGAATGCGCAACTGACCGCCGAGCGCTACAAGCGCCTGGTGGCGAAAGACTCGCTGGCCAAGCAGGACCTCGACACGCAGATCGCCACCGTCGGCCAGTACGCCGGTGCGGTCAAGGCCGACCAGGCGCAGATCGATGCGGCCCGGCTGAACCTGACCTACGCGCGCATCACCTCGCCAATCGATGGCTACACCGGCCTGCGCCTGGTCGACCCGGGCAACATCGTGCAGTCGAGCAGTACCAGCGGCCTGGTCACCGTGACCCAGACCAACCCGATCGCCGTGACCTTCAGCATTCCCCAGGGGCAGATCGCCAATGTGCTGCCCAAGCTGCGCCAGAACCTTGCACTGCCGGTCAAGGCCATGGACCAGCTGGGCACCGGCGTGCTGGCTCAGGGCACACTGAAGTTCATCAGCAACGAGATCGACACCACCACCGGCAGCATCAAGCTCAAGGCGGTGTTCGACAACCCGGACGAAAAGCTCTACCCCAACCAGTTCGTCAACGTCAGCCTGCAGACCGACACCCTGCACAACGCCGTGGTAGTCCCTTCGGCGGCGGTGCAGTTGAGCAACCAGGGCCACTTCGTCTACGTGGTCAAGGACGACAAGGTCGAGCGCCGCGCCATCGAGGTCGGCCCGGTGGTCGGCGACAGTACCGTGGTGACCAAGGGCGTGGCCAACGAGGAGCAGGTGGTCACGCGCGGCATCGACCACCTGCGCGATGGCGCCAAGGTGACCCTGGAGCAAGCCGACGGCCAGGCCGCGCAACCGGCCAGTGGCGACCAGCCGGCGGGCACGCACAAGAAGCGTGACGGCGCCGACAAACCGGCTGCCAGCGACGCCAAGTCATGA
- a CDS encoding SDR family oxidoreductase: MSQAPHPQPDTNRPFNNRPFQGQYFVVTGSTQGLGAAVARTLALRGAAGLILCGRSLAKGEQQVRQLAQLDCPAHFVEADLEQVADCRRIIAAADEHFGRLHGLVNCAGMSDRGTILDTSPELFERIFAVNVRAPFFLMQDAIKLMIRDAIAGGIVNIQSVSGHGGQSFLTPYATSKGALAILTKNVAFSTLHNRIRVNALNIGWMDTPHEDDIQRQYHGAQDGWLAAAEQAQPFGRLLKPDEVARNVAFLLSDESGMMTGSVIDLEQGVIGCGDGSSPRPAAALQWPLP; the protein is encoded by the coding sequence ATGTCCCAAGCCCCCCATCCGCAACCCGACACCAACCGCCCGTTCAACAACCGCCCTTTCCAGGGCCAATACTTCGTCGTTACCGGCAGCACTCAAGGCCTGGGCGCTGCCGTTGCGCGCACCCTGGCCTTGCGCGGAGCCGCCGGGCTGATCCTGTGCGGCCGCAGCCTGGCCAAGGGCGAGCAGCAGGTGCGCCAGCTGGCCCAGCTGGACTGCCCGGCACACTTCGTCGAGGCCGACCTGGAGCAGGTCGCCGACTGCCGACGCATCATTGCCGCCGCGGACGAGCATTTCGGCCGCCTGCACGGGTTGGTCAACTGCGCCGGCATGTCCGACCGCGGCACCATTCTGGACACCAGCCCGGAGCTGTTCGAGCGGATTTTCGCGGTCAACGTACGCGCGCCGTTCTTCCTGATGCAGGACGCCATCAAGCTGATGATTCGCGATGCCATTGCCGGTGGCATCGTCAACATCCAGAGCGTCAGCGGCCACGGCGGGCAGTCCTTCCTCACCCCTTACGCCACGTCCAAGGGTGCGCTGGCGATCCTCACCAAAAACGTCGCCTTCAGCACCCTGCACAACCGCATCCGCGTCAACGCCCTGAACATCGGCTGGATGGACACCCCCCACGAAGACGACATCCAGCGTCAGTATCACGGGGCCCAGGACGGCTGGCTGGCAGCGGCCGAACAGGCGCAACCCTTTGGCCGACTGCTCAAGCCCGACGAAGTGGCGCGCAACGTGGCGTTCCTGCTGTCCGACGAATCGGGGATGATGACCGGCTCGGTGATCGACCTGGAGCAAGGCGTGATCGGCTGCGGCGACGGCTCCAGCCCGCGGCCGGCCGCCGCCTTGCAGTGGCCGCTGCCATGA
- a CDS encoding TonB-dependent siderophore receptor: protein MALRFPSRPTLLALCCSVTLGAHADDSLQLGATAINADAVKQSSSSTPEEYAGGQVARGGRMGVLGNQDNMDVPFTLTSYTSKLIEDQQAENVGDVLLNDPSVRESFGYGNQSQVFVIRGLPLASDDISYNGLYGVLPRQIISTDALERVEVFKGPNAFVNGVSPTGTGLGGSVNLVPKRAGDEPIRRYTQDISSDGRIGEHLDLGQRFGEDNRFGARVNLAQREGDTAIDDESQRTQLFTLGLDYRGDNFRLSGDFGYQKQRINGLRNTVQLGSGLTSIPHAPSASHNYGQDWTYTETEDTFGMLRGEWDLNDSWTAYLAGGAKHTRETGQYGTPSLTNASTGAASIAGSFIPHQEDNTTVMAGLNGKLQTGPVSHQIAFGLSSIWTEQKNAYAFYNSTGATNIYHTPDLAKPTDAYLTGGDLGDPGVTGKTRNRSVALSDTLGFFDDKLLVTAGLRRQQLLVEGYSYDGVFYNGAQLAGDGTRSSIYDKSINSPVYGIVYKATDYLSVYANHIEGLAQGPSPSATARNSTDTFSPGRTKQSEAGVKLDMQSFGANLAVFRIEKPTDGYTESLTDANGTAYSLFVRDGDQVNRGVELSVFGEPVEGLRLMAGGTRMQSELQNTQGGADDGNHAIGVPTFQLNASVDWDVPGLDGVALNARMLRTGGQYADQANTLSLPTWNRFDAGARYKFKLEQKDVTLRVNVENLTDKNYWASANGGYLTQGDPRLVKFSGTVDF, encoded by the coding sequence ATGGCCCTTCGTTTTCCTTCTCGCCCTACCTTGCTCGCGCTGTGCTGTTCGGTCACTCTCGGCGCCCACGCCGACGACAGCCTGCAGCTCGGCGCCACTGCCATCAACGCCGACGCGGTGAAACAGAGCAGCAGTTCCACTCCCGAAGAATACGCCGGTGGCCAGGTGGCGCGCGGCGGGCGGATGGGCGTGCTGGGCAACCAGGACAATATGGACGTGCCGTTCACCCTGACCAGCTACACCTCCAAGCTGATCGAAGACCAGCAGGCCGAGAACGTCGGCGACGTCCTGCTCAACGATCCATCGGTGCGCGAGTCCTTCGGCTATGGCAACCAGTCCCAGGTCTTCGTGATTCGCGGCCTGCCACTGGCCAGCGACGACATCTCCTACAACGGTCTGTACGGCGTGCTGCCACGGCAGATCATCTCCACCGACGCGCTGGAGCGGGTCGAAGTGTTCAAGGGCCCGAACGCCTTCGTCAACGGCGTCAGCCCCACCGGTACCGGCCTGGGCGGCAGCGTCAACCTGGTGCCCAAGCGCGCCGGCGACGAGCCGATCCGCCGCTACACCCAGGACATCAGCAGCGATGGCCGCATTGGCGAGCACCTCGATCTGGGCCAGCGCTTCGGCGAGGACAACCGCTTCGGCGCGCGGGTCAACCTGGCGCAACGCGAGGGCGACACCGCCATCGACGACGAATCCCAGCGCACCCAGCTGTTCACCCTCGGGCTGGACTACCGTGGCGACAACTTCCGCCTGTCCGGCGACTTCGGCTATCAGAAGCAGCGCATCAACGGCCTGCGCAACACGGTGCAACTGGGCAGCGGCCTGACCAGCATTCCCCACGCGCCGAGCGCCAGCCACAACTATGGCCAGGACTGGACCTACACCGAAACCGAAGACACCTTCGGCATGCTGCGCGGCGAATGGGACCTCAACGACAGCTGGACCGCCTACCTGGCCGGTGGCGCCAAGCACACCCGTGAGACCGGCCAATACGGCACCCCGTCGCTGACCAACGCCAGCACCGGTGCGGCCAGCATCGCCGGCTCGTTCATCCCTCACCAGGAAGACAACACCACGGTCATGGCGGGCCTCAACGGCAAGCTGCAGACCGGGCCGGTCAGCCATCAGATCGCCTTTGGCCTGTCGAGCATCTGGACCGAGCAGAAGAACGCCTACGCGTTCTACAACTCGACCGGCGCCACCAACATCTATCACACCCCGGACCTGGCCAAGCCCACCGACGCCTACCTGACCGGTGGCGACCTTGGCGACCCGGGTGTCACCGGCAAGACCCGCAACCGCAGCGTGGCCCTTTCCGACACCCTGGGCTTTTTCGACGACAAACTGCTGGTCACCGCCGGCCTGCGGCGCCAGCAACTGCTGGTCGAAGGCTACAGCTATGACGGCGTCTTCTATAACGGCGCCCAGCTGGCCGGCGACGGCACCCGCAGCTCGATATACGACAAGTCGATCAACTCGCCGGTGTACGGCATCGTCTACAAGGCCACCGACTACCTCTCGGTCTACGCCAACCATATCGAAGGCCTGGCCCAGGGGCCGTCGCCGTCGGCCACCGCGCGCAACAGCACCGACACCTTCTCTCCGGGCCGCACCAAGCAGAGCGAGGCGGGGGTCAAGCTCGACATGCAGTCGTTCGGCGCCAACCTGGCGGTGTTCCGCATCGAGAAGCCGACCGATGGCTATACCGAATCCCTGACCGATGCCAACGGCACTGCCTACTCGCTGTTCGTGCGGGACGGCGACCAGGTCAACCGCGGTGTGGAGCTCAGCGTGTTCGGCGAGCCGGTCGAAGGCCTGCGCCTGATGGCCGGTGGTACACGCATGCAGTCCGAGCTGCAGAACACCCAGGGCGGCGCCGACGACGGCAACCACGCCATCGGCGTGCCGACCTTCCAGCTCAACGCCAGCGTCGATTGGGACGTGCCGGGCCTCGATGGCGTTGCGCTGAACGCGCGCATGCTGCGCACCGGCGGCCAGTACGCCGACCAGGCCAACACCTTGAGCCTGCCGACCTGGAACCGCTTCGATGCCGGTGCTCGCTACAAATTCAAGCTCGAGCAGAAGGACGTGACCTTGCGCGTCAACGTCGAGAACCTCACCGACAAGAACTACTGGGCCTCGGCCAACGGCGGCTACCTGACCCAGGGCGATCCGCGCCTGGTGAAGTTCTCCGGGACGGTTGATTTCTGA
- a CDS encoding MFS transporter has translation MRYGILAMLFIVTAINVGDRATLSITGSALTGVLGIDSLTLGYIFSAFAWAYVLGQLPGGWLLDKFGSARVYGTSLFLWSAITVAQGLIGFLSVPLAVATLFALRFLLGLIEAPVYPANNRIVAAWFPLQERGLATVIYNSSMYLSVVLLAPAMGFIAHHYGWEHVYWFMGGLGILVSLIWFKLVRAPGDHPWVNDAELEHIRSGGAEVDMDRPRVAGAFKPRLGDLKVLLRSPMMWSIYLGKYCDTSLQYFFLTWFPIYLVKGRGLNIMEAGAIAAIPGICGLLGALTGGAVCDVLLRKGFSLSAARKIPLVCGMSVGATLVLCNYTDSVWVVTLLMSLAIFGKGVVAVDWTLVSDTAPKEITGMAGGLFNMFGNISGIITPVIIGYIVQTTGSFEGALYVVAGHALLGALAFLSMGTLKKLQLART, from the coding sequence ATGCGCTACGGCATCCTCGCCATGCTGTTCATCGTCACCGCCATCAACGTGGGCGACCGCGCCACACTGTCCATCACCGGCAGTGCGCTGACCGGGGTGCTGGGCATCGACTCGCTGACCCTGGGCTATATCTTCTCGGCGTTTGCCTGGGCCTACGTGCTGGGTCAGCTGCCTGGCGGCTGGTTGCTGGACAAGTTCGGCTCGGCGCGGGTCTACGGCACCTCGCTGTTTCTCTGGTCGGCCATCACCGTGGCCCAGGGCCTGATCGGCTTTCTCAGCGTGCCCCTGGCCGTGGCCACGCTGTTCGCCCTGCGCTTTTTGCTCGGCCTGATCGAGGCCCCGGTGTACCCGGCCAACAACCGTATCGTCGCAGCCTGGTTCCCCTTGCAGGAGCGCGGGCTGGCCACGGTGATCTACAACTCCTCGATGTACCTTTCGGTGGTGTTGCTGGCGCCGGCCATGGGCTTTATCGCCCATCATTATGGCTGGGAACACGTGTACTGGTTCATGGGCGGCCTGGGCATTCTGGTCAGCCTGATCTGGTTCAAGCTGGTGCGCGCACCAGGAGACCACCCGTGGGTCAACGACGCGGAGCTTGAGCACATCCGCAGTGGCGGCGCCGAGGTGGACATGGACAGGCCGAGAGTTGCCGGTGCCTTCAAGCCGCGGCTGGGCGACCTCAAGGTACTGCTCAGGAGCCCCATGATGTGGTCGATCTACCTCGGCAAATACTGCGACACTTCCCTGCAGTATTTCTTTCTGACCTGGTTCCCCATCTACCTGGTCAAGGGCCGTGGCCTGAACATCATGGAGGCCGGGGCCATCGCCGCCATACCCGGCATCTGCGGCCTGCTGGGCGCGTTGACCGGCGGCGCGGTGTGCGACGTGCTCCTGCGCAAGGGCTTCTCCCTGAGCGCCGCGCGCAAGATCCCGCTGGTGTGCGGCATGAGCGTGGGCGCAACCCTGGTGCTGTGCAACTACACCGACTCGGTGTGGGTGGTGACCTTGCTGATGTCGCTGGCGATCTTCGGCAAAGGCGTAGTTGCGGTGGATTGGACGCTGGTGTCGGACACAGCGCCCAAGGAGATCACCGGCATGGCCGGCGGCCTGTTCAACATGTTCGGCAATATCTCCGGAATCATTACCCCGGTGATCATCGGCTACATCGTGCAGACCACCGGCTCATTCGAAGGCGCGCTGTACGTGGTGGCCGGGCACGCACTGCTCGGTGCCCTGGCGTTTCTAAGCATGGGCACGCTGAAAAAACTGCAGCTGGCACGCACCTAG
- a CDS encoding L-talarate/galactarate dehydratase, with protein sequence MPTAQTPLSCADDDRIAWLRVSSVFLPLANPISDAKVLTGRQKPMTEIAMLFVEIQTQDGHDGLGFSYSKRAGGPGQFAHACELAPGLIGENPSDIAKLWTQLCWAGASVGRSGLSTQAIGAFDVALWDLKAKRANLSLARLLGAQRDSVRCYNTSGGFLHTPLEQLLDNTDLSREKGIGGIKLKVGQPDSALDLHRVATVRKHLGEHFPLMVDANQQWDRPTAQRMCRRFEEFNLIWIEEPLDCYDAEGHAALARQFDTPIATGEMLTSVAEHAEFIKLRGADFLMPDAPRVGGITPYLKVAAMAEQAGLMLAPHFAMELHVHLAAAYPTEPWVEHFEWLEPLFNERLETRDGRMQVPRRPGLGLSLSERVAGWTAQQFEVGKRG encoded by the coding sequence ATGCCCACCGCTCAGACCCCGCTAAGCTGCGCCGATGACGACCGCATCGCCTGGCTGCGTGTTTCTTCCGTGTTCCTGCCGCTGGCCAACCCGATCAGCGACGCCAAGGTGCTGACCGGGCGGCAGAAGCCGATGACCGAAATCGCCATGCTGTTCGTCGAGATCCAGACGCAGGACGGCCACGACGGCCTGGGTTTCAGCTATTCCAAGCGCGCCGGCGGGCCCGGCCAGTTCGCCCATGCCTGCGAACTGGCGCCGGGGCTGATAGGGGAGAACCCCAGCGACATTGCCAAGCTGTGGACCCAGCTGTGCTGGGCCGGCGCTTCGGTGGGCCGCAGTGGCCTGTCGACTCAGGCCATCGGCGCCTTCGACGTCGCGCTCTGGGACCTCAAGGCCAAACGCGCCAACCTCTCGCTGGCGCGCCTGCTGGGCGCCCAGCGCGATTCGGTGCGCTGCTACAACACCTCGGGAGGCTTCCTGCACACGCCGCTCGAACAACTGCTGGACAACACCGACCTGTCTCGGGAAAAGGGTATCGGCGGTATCAAGCTGAAGGTGGGTCAACCCGACAGCGCCCTCGACCTGCATCGCGTGGCCACAGTGCGCAAACACCTGGGCGAGCACTTCCCGTTGATGGTCGACGCCAACCAGCAATGGGACCGCCCGACCGCCCAGCGGATGTGCCGGCGTTTCGAAGAGTTCAACCTGATCTGGATCGAGGAGCCGCTGGACTGCTACGACGCCGAGGGCCACGCCGCGCTGGCCCGGCAGTTCGACACGCCGATCGCCACCGGGGAGATGCTCACCAGCGTTGCCGAGCATGCCGAGTTCATCAAACTGCGGGGTGCCGATTTCCTGATGCCCGATGCACCCCGGGTCGGCGGTATCACGCCATACCTTAAGGTTGCTGCCATGGCCGAGCAGGCCGGGCTGATGCTCGCGCCACACTTTGCCATGGAACTGCATGTGCACCTGGCGGCGGCCTATCCCACCGAGCCTTGGGTGGAACACTTCGAATGGCTGGAACCGTTGTTCAACGAGCGCCTGGAAACGCGCGATGGTCGCATGCAGGTGCCCAGGCGCCCCGGCCTTGGCCTGTCGCTGAGCGAGCGAGTGGCGGGGTGGACGGCGCAGCAGTTCGAAGTGGGCAAGCGCGGCTGA